In Bradyrhizobium guangzhouense, the DNA window AGTGGAGGTTCGGTTCAAGGGAGCCTGCGACGGCTGTCCCGCCTCGGCGCTGACATTCCATGCCGGCGTGAAGAAGGCGCTTCAGGATGTCTGCCCCGAGATCACCGACGTTATTCAGGTCAAGGGGCTGGCCGCGGCGAGCGAAGGCGGCGTTCGGTTCATCAGCCCCTTCGCGCTGAATGCGGAAGGACAGTGGATACCGGCGGGAGCTTGGGCGGATTTTCCGGAGGGCTTGGTCCGCGCGATGGAATTGGGCGGACGCAAGATCATCCTGTCACGTAGTGGGGAATCGATCTCCTGTTTCGAGAATGCCTGCGCGCATCTCGGCCTTCCGATCCATGATGGCGAGGTGCAGGGCGGCATCATCACCTGTCCCTATCATGGGTTCAGATACGACCTCGCCAGTGGCGAATGCCTGACCGCGCCTGAGGTGCAACTGCAGCCGCACGCGGTCAGGATCATCGGAACCAGGGTTGAAGTGAGGATAACGGCATAGCCATGATCACTTCAGCCGCAACCATTCGCTTGGACCGACCGCGCGCTAGGATGCGCGACAACCACGTGCCACGCCGGTTTCTCTCGCCGGCCGGCGCCCGCGTGATTCTGGGTGGAGAGGTCACGCCGGACGGACTTGTGCAATCGATCGTTCCGTCGGCCCAGACGTTGTTCGGCCCGCGTGGGGTGTGTCTCGACAAGAACGGGCCCATGTTCGTCTGCGACAGTGGCCATCATCGGCTGCTGATCTGGAGCCGCTGTCCGTCCTCCGATCAAGCGCCCGCCGATATTCTGATCGGTCAATCCGACTTCTCGCGCGAGGGCCGCAACGCCAAGCGCGACATCGGCCCCGACACGCTCAACTTCCCGACCGGCGTCGCTGCCGCAGACGGCATCCTGGCCGTGGCGGATGCATGGAATCACCGGATCCTGATCTGGAATCGCTATCCATCCGCCTCGAACCAGCCCGCCGATGTGGTTCTAGGTCAGGCGGACTTCGTCTCAGGCCTAGCCAATCGCGGAAGAGCGGTGTCTCGCTCCGACACACTGAATTGGTGCTACGGGGTCGCGATCTTCCAGGGCAGGCTGATCGTCTGCGACACCGGAAATCGCCGCGTTCTGATCTGGAACGGCATTCCGACCGCCAACGGCACGCCGGCCGATCTGGTCCTCGGCCAAAGAGACTTCGTCACCCGTGATGACAATGCCGGCGGCGACGTCTGTGCCACCAGCATGCGGTGGCCGCACGGCATCGCCTGCCATGACGGCGCACTCGCGATCTCGGACGCGGGCAACAATCGCGTCATGGTATGGCGCCATTTCCCCACCGTCAGCGGGACGCCGTGCGATTTCGTGCTGGGCCAGGACGATTTCGCGGGCGTCGATCACAATCGCAGCTCGTACGATCCATCCTCGAGCGCGATGAGCATGCCCTATGGTCTCGTCATCTGGGATGGCCAGCTCGTGGTCTGCGATACCGCAAATTCGCGGCTGCTTGGCTTCCATCTCCAGGACCTCGCCATGGATGCGCCGGCCACAGGGCTGGCGGCCCAGAACGGCTTTGCCGACAAAGGTGACAATCGCTGGCGCGCGGCAAGTCGCGACAGCCTGTGCTGGCCTTATGCTGCTTCGGCAGTCGGTCGGACTCTGGCGATCGCCGACACCGGCAACAACCGGATCCTGATCTGGGACAAAACACCATGAGCAGGCTCAACCTCGCCGCGCCGCAGAACCCTGTCGAGGTCGTTGAAATCCGGTTTCGCGGACGTGTGCAGGGCGTCGGCTTCCGGCCGGCGGTCTGGCGCCACGCGCGGGAACTGCGGCTTGGCGGCGAGGTGCTGAATGACGGAGAAGGCGTTCTGGTTCGCGTGCAGGGAGAACGGGCGATCATTGACATGCTCGTCGACCGCATCGCTGGCGATCCGCCGCCGCTGAGCCAGATCGAGGCAATCGAGATCACCGCCTATGCGGGCGTGCTGCGCGACGATTTTGCGATAGTCGAGAGCGCACATGGCGGGGCTCATACCGAGATTTCACCTGACGCGGCGCTCTGTGCCGATTGCGCGCGCGAAACCACCGATCCCTTTGCGCGCCGCTTCCGCTACCCCTTCACCAATTGCACCAATTGCGGGCCGCGGCTGAGCATCGTCGACGGCATCCCCTACGATCGCGCCAAGACCGCGATGTCGCCGTTTGCAATGTGCGCCGACTGCGCCCGCGAATACCGCGACCCTTCCGACCGGCGGTTTCACGCCGAACCGATCGCCTGCCATGCCTGCGGGCCCAAGGCGAAGCTGGTCAGGCTCGACGGGCGTCACTTTACCTTCGAGCAGTTTTCCATGCTTGACGATGTGGATGCGGCGTGCAGCCTGATCCAGAAGGGCGAAATCGTCGCCGTCAAAGGGCTCGGCGGCTACCAGCTCGCCTGTGACGCCACCCAGGCCGACACGGTCAGGAGGCTGCGCAAACTGAAACAGCGGGACGGCAAGCCGTTTGCCCTGATGGCCAGGGACGTTGACGTTATCCGCCGGTTCTGCGATCTCGCCGAACACGAGTTGGTCGCGTTGACAAGCCCGGCGGCCCCCATCGTGCTCCTGCATGCGAATGGGCCGGAGCACCTGCCTGACGAGATTGCACCGGGATTGCGGACGCTCGGTTTCATGCTGCCGACGACGCCGCTGCATGTCTTGCTGCTGCGGCGGATGGACCGGCCGGTCGTCATGACCAGCGGCAATTTGTCGAGCGAGCCGCAGGTGACGGGCGATACGGAGATGACGGAGCGCCTCGCGGGGATTGCGACGTTCGCGCTCACCCACGATCGGCGCATCGCCAACCGTGTCGACGATTCTGTGGTCCGGGTGGTGGCGGGCGGGCCGCGGCTCCTGCGTCGCGCCAGAGGATACGCACCGGCGCCGATCGCCCTGCCCAGGGGGTTCGCGAAAGCGCCCGATCTGCTCGCCATGGGCGGGGAGCTGAAGGCCACGTTCTGTTTGCTCAAGGACGGCGCTGCGATCCTGTCCCAGCATCAGGGCGACCTGGAGGATGTCGCGACATTCGACGATTACAGGAAGAACCTATCGCTCTATGCCGCGCTCTTCGAGCACGAGCCTACGGCAGTGATCGCCGACATGCACCCCGAATATCTGTCCTCCAAGCTCGCGCGCGAGCACCTGGCGGGCGGGACGCTGCCTTTGATGGAGGTGCAGCATCATCACGCCCATGTGGCGGCCTGTCTTGCCGAGAACGGATATGCGCTCGACGGCCGTCCGGTCCTCGGGATCGTTCTCGATGGTCTCGGATGGGGCGAGGACGCGACGTTCTGGGGCGGCGAGTTCATGCTCGCCGACTATGTCGGCTACACGCGGGCCGGTACGTTCAAGCCGATCCCGATGCTTGGCGGCGTCCAGGCCGTGCGCGAGCCCTGGCGCAATCTCTATGCGCATCTCATGGCGGAGATGAGCTGGGCCGAGCTGACAATGAATTTCGCCGAGCTCGAGCTCCATTCATATTTGGCGGCAAAGCCGCGCGCGCTGCTGGATTCGATGGCGCGCAACCGCATCAACGCTCCGCCAGCATCATCCTGCGGGCGCTTGTTCGACGCCATGGCCGCCGCCCTCGATGTCTGCCGGGACGCGCAGAGCTATGAGGGCGAGGCGGCGGCGCGGCTGGAAGCCATGGTCGACGAGAAAACTCTCGCCGATGAAGACGAGGCGCTGGCCTATCCGCTGACGATCCCCAATCTCGCCGGCACGGGTTTGCCCTATATCGAGCCGCTCGCGATGTGGCATGCGGTGCTGGGTGACCTGATCCTGAAGACACCGGCGCCGGTGATGGCTGCACGGTTCCACAAGGGGCTGGCCAAGTCCATCGCCGCCATGACACGCAAGCTCGCCGGCTCCCCCGAGGACGGCGAGCGACGCTTCTCGACCGTCGCGCTCACCGGCGGCTGCTTCCAGAACCGCATCCTATTCGAGGAGGTGGTGCGCCGGCTGGAGCGCGAGCAGTTCACTGTGCTGTCACATGCGCGCGTTCCGTCCAACGATGGCGGACTTGCTCTCGGCCAAGCCGTCATTGGAGCTGCGCATCTGATGAAATCAAACAAAGACTTCAGGGAAGGAAAGCCGTCATGTGTCTCGGTATTCCCGGGCGGATCGTAAGGATCGACGACGAAGCGAGAAAGCTTGCGACCGTCGACGTCAGCGGCGTCAAGCGGCAGGTCAACATCGCCTGCATCGTCAGCGAGGATCATCCGCCGTCGGCCTGCCTCGGCGACTGGGTGCTCGTCCATGTCGGATTCGCGATGAGCCGGATCGACGAGGAAGAAGCCGCGCAAACGCTCAAGATTCTCACAGAACTGGGTGAAGCACAGGCTGAAATCGAAGCCATGAAGCGTTCGGCAGCTGAGCCGGGAGGGTAGCGCCATGTCAGGCAACAGCGACCTGAAGGAACTTTATCCGTTTCTGCATGGCGGACAGCAGGAGCCGGCGCGGCTGGATGCCGCCCTCCTGCTCTCGGTCGAAGAGAAGGCACGCGATTCGCGCGACACCAATGCGCGCTTCTTTGCCGAGAACGCCGCGGTGCTGATCGCCGCGGCGAAAACGGTCGCGGATGTCTATCGCAACGGCGGACGGCTATTCTCGATGGGCAATGGCGGCTCGAGCTGCGACGCCTCGCATGTCGCCGTGGAGTTCGTCCACCCGATCACGGCGGGCAGGCCCGCACTGGCCGCAACCAACCTCGTCGCCGATCTGGCGATGATCTCGGCGGTCGGAAACGACCTCGGTTTCGATCACGTCTTCGTCCGCCAGATCGTGGCCCAGGGGCGGAAAGGCGATGCGCTCATTGGCATCTCCACCAGCGGCAATTCGTCGAACCTGATGGCCGCCTTTGCCAAGGCGAAGGAGATGGGCCTCGTGACCATTGGGCTTGCGGGCGGCGACGGCGGAAAGATGAAAACCGCGGGTGTCGTCGACCATTGCCTGGTCGTCCCGACGACGTCGATCCATCGCACCCAGGAGTGCCATGTAACCGCCTACCACATCCTCTGGGATCTCGTTCACACGCTCTTGGCTGACGACCGGGGATCGGCGCGAACGAAGGGAGCCGTGGCATGAAATATGTCGACGAATTCCGCGACGGCGAAAAGGCGCGCGTACTCATCGGCGAGATCGAGTCGCTGGTTTCCGGCATGAAACTTCCGGAGGGCCGGCCGCTTTACCTGATGGAGGTCTGCGGCGGGCACACCCATTCGATCTTCCGCTATGGGCTCGAGGGCATGTTGCCCAAGGCTATCGAGCTGGTTCATGGTCCGGGATGTCCGGTCTGCGTCCTGCCGATGGGACGGGTCGATGATTGCGTCGCGATCGCGGAGAACCCGAAGGTCATCTTCACAACCTTCGGAGACGCGATGCGCGTGCCCGGCTCGCGGAAGAGCCTCCTGCAGGCCAAGGCGGATGGTGCCGACGTGCGCATGGTCTATTCGCCGATGGACGCGCTCCAGCTCGCTCGGCGCAATCCCGCTCGCGAGGTCGTTTTCTTCGGCCTCGGCTTCGAGACCACCATGCCGTCGACCGCATTGACGATCCTGCAGGCGGAGAGCGAGGGGATCCGGAACTTCTCCGTGTTCTGCAACCACATCACGATCGTTCCGACCATCAAGGCGATCCTCGACAGTCCCGGCCTGCAGCTCGACGGCTTCCTCGGGCCCGGCCACGTGTCGATGGTGATCGGCACGGCTCCTTACGAGTTCATCGCCAATTTCTATCGCAAGCCGATGGTGGTCGCCGGCTTCGAGCCGCTCGACATCCTCCAGTCTATCTGGATGCTGCTGAAGCAGATCGCGGAGGGGCGGGTCGAGGTCGAGAACCAGTATGCCCGCGTCGTGCCGAGCGAGGGCAACAACGCGGCGCTGCGCGCGGTGGCCCAAGTATACGAATTGCGCGAGTTCTTCGAGTGGCGCGGGCTTGGATCGATCGATCATTCCGGCGTGCGCCTGCGCGATGCTTATGTGCATTTCGACGCGGAGCGCAAATTCGCGATTCCCAACGTCAGGATCGCCGACCCGAAATCGTGCCAGTGCGGCGAGGTGCTGAAGGGCGCACTCAAGCCGTGGCAATGCAAGGTGTTCGGCACCTCATGCACGCCGGAAACGCCTCTCGGAGCACTGATGGTGTCCTCCGAAGGAGCCTGTGCTGCCTACTACCAGTATGGCGGCCAAAAGCGCCAAGCGGAGGTCGTATGAATTTCGTCCCCTTCGTCAAGACGCGCACGCGCGGCAAAGTCAATGTCAGCTCGGTGACGCTGGCTCATGGCGGCGGCGGCAAAGCCATGAAGGACCTGATTGACGACGTGTTTCTGACGGCCTTCGGCGAGCACGCCTGTGAGCCGCTCGAGGATCAGGCGCGGTTCGATCTGGCGGTCTTCGCAGCCCATGGCGACAGGCTCGCCTTTACGACCGACTCCTTCGTGGTCGATCCCCTGTTCTTCCCGGGCGGCGATATCGGAAAGCTCGCGGTTTGCGGCACGGTGAACGATCTCGCCGTCGGCGGGGCGGTGCCCATGTATCTGTCCTGCGCGGTCATCATCGAGGAGGGCGTGCAGATCGATCTCTTGCGACAGGTCGCGCTTTCCATGGCGCGAACGGCTTCGCAAGCGGGGGTGCAGATCGTCACGGGCGACACCAAGGTCGTGCCACGGGGAGCGTGCGACAAGATCTTCATCACGACCACGGGCGTAGGCGCGATCCCTGCCTCGCTCGCGCTCGGCGTGGACAAGGCCCGCGCCGGCGACGCCGTCCTCGTGAACGGACTGCTGGGTGACCACGGTGCCGCCATCCTGTGCGCCCGCGGCGACATGGCGCTCGAGACGCCGATCGCCAGCGATTGCGCCTGTCTGCACGAGCTGATCGGCGCGATCCTCGCCGCCGCACCGGGCACTCGCTTCATTCGGGACGCGACGCGCGGCGGCGTCGCGACGGTGCTGAACGAGATCGCGGACGGCTCGGGGGTCTCCATCGAGATCGAGGAGGGCATGACGCCGATCCGCGAGGAAGTGAAGGCGTTCTGCGAGGTGCTTGGGCTCGATCCGCTCTATCTCGCCAATGAGGGCAAGATCGTCGTGATCGTTCCCCCCGATCAGGCCGAAGCCGCGCTGGCTGCCATGCGGCGAGATCCACTGGGTTTGGATGCCGCCCGTATCGGCCGGATCACCTCGGACCAGGATAGCCGCGTCATGATGCGGACGAGCTTTGGCGGACACCGAATGGTCGACATGCTCGTCGGCGAACAGCTGCCTCGGATCTGCTGAGAGGACCCATGCACGAGCTCGGCATCACCCGTAACATCGTGGCGATCGTCAGCGATGCCGCCAAGGGCCGCAAGGTCCGCCGCATCACCGTCGATGTTGGAGATCTCTCCGGCGTGATGGGAGAGGCGATCGCATTCTGCTTCGAGACCGTCGCCCGCGGGACGCCTCTTGACGGCACAGCGCTCGACATCAGGCGCGTGGCCGGGCGAGCGCTGTGCGCGACGTGTCGTTCGGAATTCGAGCAGGCGAGCCTGTTTGCGCCGTGCCCTTGTGGCTCGCGGCAGTTTACGCGCCTTCAGGGCGAGGAATTGAAGATCAGAAGCATGGAGATCGAAGGGGAGGCTGCCTGATGTGCGGACATTGCGGTTGCGGCGCCAAGGCGGGTGCCACGGTGATCAATCTCCAGACCGGACATGAAGCGAGCCTGGGCGGTGGGGAGACCGGTGAGCACCTGCATGATCATTTCCATGTCCACGCGGATGGCGTTGCTCACGCCCATTCGCATGACCATGATCCCGCCCACGTCCACTCTCACGCTGGACACGGCCATGATCACCATCATCATGACCATCATGATCACGGACATCATGGACGCCGACATTCGCATGACCATGCCCACGAACACGGGCATACCAATCATGACGAAGCTGCGGGCCTGGTGCTCGATCTGGAAGCCCGGATCCTCGCCAAGAACGACGTTTTGGCAGCAAGGAACCGGGCCTGGTTCGCCGGTCGCGAAATCCTGGCCCTGAACCTCGCAAGCTCGCCCGGCGCCGGCAAGACCACGCTGCTGGAGCGAACCATTGGCGACCTTCATCACGAGGTCAATCTCTTCGTCATCGAAGGAGACCAGGTGACGGCCAATGATGGGGAGCGAATTCGACGCGCAGGCGCCCCAGCAGTCCAGGTCAATACGGGCACGGGTTGCCATCTCGAGGCCGACATGATTGCGCGCGCTCTTTCAGAGCTGCGTCCACCGCCGGAATCGATCGTGATGATCGAGAATGTCGGAAATCTAGTTTGTCCTGCGATGTTCGACCTTGGCGAACATGCAAGGGTCGTCATCCTCTCAGTGACCGAGGGAGAGGACAAGCCGATCAAATATCCTCACATGTTCCGGTCGGCTGACCTCATGATCTTGAACAAGCTCGACTTGCTTCCGCATGTGGATTTCGATGTCGATCGCGCGGTGGCATACGCCAGAGACGTCAACCCGGCCATCGAGGTTCTGCAGGTCTCGGCCAGAAACGGCGCAGGATTTGAGGAGTGGTACGGTTGGATACGACGGCAAAGCAAGTTGCTGAAGGACACCGTATTTCCCTCTTGATGATTGGATCTTGCCATGTTCGGAATATTGGGGCTGGGACTGCTGCTGGGCATGCAGCACGCGCTCGAGGCCGATCACATTGCGGCGGTATCGAGCATTGCGGCGCGCCGCAGCGATGTGGGCGAGATCGTCAAGCATGGGTTGACGTGGGGAATTGGACACACCATCACTTTGTTCCTGTTCTCCGGGGCGGCTTTGGTGCTCGGATATGCAATTCCGCCGGGCGTTTCGCAACCGCTAGAGGCGGCCGTCGGCTTCATGTTGATTCTGTTAGGAAGCAACGTCATATGGCGCTTATGGCGCGAACGTGTCCATGTTCACCATCACATCTCAGATTTTCGTGCTCCTAGTCACAAGAGCGAAATTTGGCGCCCTGAGGCGCGCGCGCATGATCATGACCATGGTGCGCGCTGGCGGACGCTGGCGGTCGGGCTCATGCATGGGATGGCAGGCTCAGCCGCGCTCCTCGTCTTAACCGTCTCACAAGCGCCGAACCATCTAGCGGGGATACTTTACGTGTTACTATTTGGTATGGGCTCGATGATGGGGATGGCCGCACTGTCGTCGCTGATTGCGGTTCCCTTAGTCATCTCAGCCCGAACCTTAACTTGGGTCAACCGGTCTTTGCAGTTCGTTATCGGAAACATCGCGATGGGACTTGGCCTCTTGACCATCTATGGAACAGTCGCCGCCGCTGGCTAGCGAGAGGTCAGCTACCCTTCGCCATTTGAATGCGTCTTTTTTCTAAGGATGGTCCGGAGAATCGATACCGGGGGTGTCTCGACCGCCCCTAGCAGCGCGCTGCTCTCCTCGGTCGTGCCGCTTGGGTGCGACCCGGTAGATACGCTGCGCGAGCCAGCAAGCTCCCAATGACGGCGGCTCCCTTCGCTCTCGCATTTACGGACTTTATCTCTTCATCCTCTCGGCAGTCCCGGGTTGACATTAAACCGCTAGCGCCGTCTCGAACTTGGCCTCTATGTTAGTAGCGATCCTTTCCGATGGCTCGACATTGAGCATCTCGCCGCGCGCGCTGCCAGGATGCTCTGCCAGACGGCGGATTGTCGGCCCCTCGCAATCGACAAAGGGTCTATAAGCGGTTGCCGCCTATCCGCGAACCAGGAGAGGTTCGCGAATAAGGAAGGGAGGGTTCAAGCCGGAGGCAAAGGTTTTTTGTTGCCTAGGCAACTAATTCATGCGAACCTTCGCGCAAGGGAAGATGGCGGGACAACCGCTACGCCTTTCCTGGGAGGACCGATGTTCGGCAGGGATGGTATCGCCAGCAAACGCCGGCGCAAGCGTGAAGGTAACGAAGCCTTGCGTGCACATCGTGCTGTGCGCCCTGGCTTAGCTATCGGTATCCGTCACCGCGCCGAGATTTTCATGCAAACGGCGCAGCAGCCCGATCAGTATTTCCTGCTCATCCCTGGAAAGGCACGACAGCAGCCGCCGCTCGCGCCCAAGCGCCACGGCGATCACCTTGTCGTGGGTGGTGCGCCCCTTCGCTGTCAGGGAGATCGAATGGGTGCGGCCGTCATTCGGGTCGATGCGGATCGCGATCAGGCCTCGCTTCTCCATGGCGGCGAGCGTCCTGCTCACCGGCCCCTTGTCGAAGCCGATGACGTGGCAGATGCGGGCGGCCGGAATGCCTGGCTCGATTGCGAGCAGGGCAATGATGCGCCACTCGGTGACGTTGACGCCGAACGCGGGCTGATAGAACGCGTTCGCGCTCTTGGACAATTTATTGGCGATGAAGGTGATCAGAGCCGGGATGTAGCGGTCGAGATCGAGCAGCGGCGCATCGCCTTCAGTCGCGGTGTTGTGTCTCGATTTGCTGGTCGGTGGCTGCATCACGTCGGGGCTCGCTTCATGCGCTGCTCCAGAAATAAGGACATGCGCGAACGCTTCACAAGCCCAAATTTGCGAGGACTGCAATGACTGTACCGAGCGCCTGTGCTTCGACCGCCGGTCCAATGGCCATTCCACACCTTGACGTCGACCCCTTCGCGATCTCGTTCTTCGACGATCCCTATCCGACCCATGAAAGGCTGCGAGAGGCCGGCCCTGTCGTCTATCTCGATAAATGGAACGTCTACGGCGTGGCGCGTTATGCCGAGGTCTATTCAGTCCTCAACGATCCCCAGACCTTCTGTTCCAGCCGCGGCGTCGGTCTTTCCGACTTCAAGAAGGAAAAGCCCTGGCGGCCGCCGAGCCTGATCCTGGAGGCCGATCCCCCCGCGCACACCCGCACCCGCGCCGTGCTGTCAAAGGTGCTGTCGCCCGCGACCATGAAGCGGATCCGCGACGGCTTCGCTTTGGCGGCCGAAGCCAAGATCGACGAGCTGCTGCAGCGGCGCAAATTCGATGCGGTCGCCGATCTCGCAGAGGCCTATCCGTTGTCTGTATTTCCGGATGCGCTCGGACTGAAGGCGGAAGGGCGCGAGCACCTGATTCCTTATGCTGGTCTCGTCTTCAATGCCTTCGGCCCGCCAAACGAGCTACGTCAGACCGCAATCGAGCGATCGGCGCCGCACCAGGCCTATGTCGCCGAGCAGTGCCAGCGACCGAATCTTAAGCCTGGCGGCTTTGGCGCCTGTATCCATGCGTTCTCCGACACTGGCGAGATCACGTCGGATGAGGCGCCGTTGCTCGTGCGCTCACTGCTGTCCGCAGGCCTCGACACCACAGTCTATGGCATCGGAGCCGCTCTCTATTGCCTGGCACGCTTTCCGAAGGAATTCGCGCGGCTGCGGGCCGATCCGTCGCTGGCGCGCAACGCCTTCGAGGAAGCCGTTCGCTTCGAAAGCCCGGTGCAGACCTTCTTCCGCACCACGACGCGCGAGGTCGAGATCGGCGGCACGCGCGTCGGCGAGGGCGAGAAGGTCCTGATGTTCCTCGGCGCGGCGAACCGCGACCCGCGCCGCTGGATCGAGTCCGATCGCTACGACATCACCCGCAAGACTTCGGGCCATGTCGGCTTCGGCTCCGGCATTCACATGTGCGTTGGCCAGTTGGTAGCGCGGCTCGAAGGTGAGGTGGTGCTGTCCGCGATCGCGCGAAGGGTTGCATCGATCGAAATCTCCGGTCCCGTCGAGCGCCGCTACAACAACACGCTGCGCGGGCTAGAGAGCCTGCCGATATCCATCACCCCGGCCTGACGAGGACCTTTGATGCCAGCCATTACTTTCGTTCATTCCAACGGCAATAGCGATCACCTCGACGCCAGCGACGGGGAGAGTGCGATGCAGGCGGCAACCCGCTACGGCCTCGACGGCATCCTCGCCGAGTGCGGCGGCAACGCCATGTGCGCGACCTGCCATGTCTATGTCGACGACGCCCTGGCTGGCGCGATTGCCGGCCGTCCGCGACGACGAGGACGCGCTGCTCGATGGCACCGCCGCGGAGCGGCGGCCGACGAGCCGGCTGTCCTGCCAGATCAGGATCACGTCTGAGCTCGACGGTCTCGTGCTGCGTCTGCCGGAGCGGCAGGTCTAGGTTCCAGTTTTCGGCAACGACCGACTCGCGGGAGTGAGGGAGGACAAAGAATGAAGCACCTGGGGTGGACCATTGCGCTTGCCGCAAGCTTTTGGGTCGGCGCCGCGAACGCGGAGATTTCGGATGGCGTCGTGCGTATCGGCGTGCTCAACGACATCTCCGGCATATTCCAAGACACCAACGGCATGGGCTCGGTCGAAGCCGCACGCATGGCGGCGGAAGATTTCGCCGGCGGCGGCAAGGACGTCAAGGTTGAAATCGTCTACGCCGATCATCAGAACAAGGCGGACGTCGGCTCGGCCATTGCGCGAAAATGGCTCGATGTTGAAGGTGTCGATGCCATCGTCGACGTGCCGAACTCGGCGGTGGGCCTTTCCATCAACAATGTGCTACGCGACAGCCGGATGACGTTCCTGGCGTCCTCCACCGCGAGCGCCGACCTAACCGGCAAGGCCTGCTCGCCCAACACCATCCAATGGGTCAACGACACCTGGGCGACCGGCAACACCACGGCGGCGGCAATGATGTCGCACGGCGGCAAGGAGTGGTACTTCCTCACCGTCGATTACGCGCTCGGTAAAGGCATCGAGGCGGAAGCGCAGAAATATATCGAGGCGCATGGCGGCAAGGTGATCGGCTCCTCCAAGCATCCACTCGGCACTTCTGACTTCGCCTCCTTCCTGCTTCAGGCGCAGGGCTCGAAAGCCCAGGTGATCGGGCTTGCCAATGCAGGCGGCGACACCATCAACGCGGTGAAGCAGGCGGCTGAGTTCGGTATCCAGCAGAGCGGACAGAAGCTCGTTGCCTTCCTCCTCTTCATCAACGACGTCCACGGAATGGGATTGAAGGTCGCTCAAGGACTGCAACTCATGGAGGCTTTTTACTGGGACATGAACGACGACACCCGTGCCTTCGCCAAACGCTTTGCGGCACGCCCCGGCATGAACGGCAAAATGCCGAGCGGCAATCAAGCCGGCGTCTACGCCTCCACGCTCGCC includes these proteins:
- a CDS encoding cytochrome P450; its protein translation is MTVPSACASTAGPMAIPHLDVDPFAISFFDDPYPTHERLREAGPVVYLDKWNVYGVARYAEVYSVLNDPQTFCSSRGVGLSDFKKEKPWRPPSLILEADPPAHTRTRAVLSKVLSPATMKRIRDGFALAAEAKIDELLQRRKFDAVADLAEAYPLSVFPDALGLKAEGREHLIPYAGLVFNAFGPPNELRQTAIERSAPHQAYVAEQCQRPNLKPGGFGACIHAFSDTGEITSDEAPLLVRSLLSAGLDTTVYGIGAALYCLARFPKEFARLRADPSLARNAFEEAVRFESPVQTFFRTTTREVEIGGTRVGEGEKVLMFLGAANRDPRRWIESDRYDITRKTSGHVGFGSGIHMCVGQLVARLEGEVVLSAIARRVASIEISGPVERRYNNTLRGLESLPISITPA
- a CDS encoding MarR family winged helix-turn-helix transcriptional regulator — protein: MQPPTSKSRHNTATEGDAPLLDLDRYIPALITFIANKLSKSANAFYQPAFGVNVTEWRIIALLAIEPGIPAARICHVIGFDKGPVSRTLAAMEKRGLIAIRIDPNDGRTHSISLTAKGRTTHDKVIAVALGRERRLLSCLSRDEQEILIGLLRRLHENLGAVTDTDS
- a CDS encoding hydrogenase maturation nickel metallochaperone HypA, encoding MHELGITRNIVAIVSDAAKGRKVRRITVDVGDLSGVMGEAIAFCFETVARGTPLDGTALDIRRVAGRALCATCRSEFEQASLFAPCPCGSRQFTRLQGEELKIRSMEIEGEAA
- the hypB gene encoding hydrogenase nickel incorporation protein HypB yields the protein MCGHCGCGAKAGATVINLQTGHEASLGGGETGEHLHDHFHVHADGVAHAHSHDHDPAHVHSHAGHGHDHHHHDHHDHGHHGRRHSHDHAHEHGHTNHDEAAGLVLDLEARILAKNDVLAARNRAWFAGREILALNLASSPGAGKTTLLERTIGDLHHEVNLFVIEGDQVTANDGERIRRAGAPAVQVNTGTGCHLEADMIARALSELRPPPESIVMIENVGNLVCPAMFDLGEHARVVILSVTEGEDKPIKYPHMFRSADLMILNKLDLLPHVDFDVDRAVAYARDVNPAIEVLQVSARNGAGFEEWYGWIRRQSKLLKDTVFPS
- a CDS encoding urease accessory protein, which translates into the protein MFGILGLGLLLGMQHALEADHIAAVSSIAARRSDVGEIVKHGLTWGIGHTITLFLFSGAALVLGYAIPPGVSQPLEAAVGFMLILLGSNVIWRLWRERVHVHHHISDFRAPSHKSEIWRPEARAHDHDHGARWRTLAVGLMHGMAGSAALLVLTVSQAPNHLAGILYVLLFGMGSMMGMAALSSLIAVPLVISARTLTWVNRSLQFVIGNIAMGLGLLTIYGTVAAAG
- a CDS encoding ABC transporter substrate-binding protein, encoding MKHLGWTIALAASFWVGAANAEISDGVVRIGVLNDISGIFQDTNGMGSVEAARMAAEDFAGGGKDVKVEIVYADHQNKADVGSAIARKWLDVEGVDAIVDVPNSAVGLSINNVLRDSRMTFLASSTASADLTGKACSPNTIQWVNDTWATGNTTAAAMMSHGGKEWYFLTVDYALGKGIEAEAQKYIEAHGGKVIGSSKHPLGTSDFASFLLQAQGSKAQVIGLANAGGDTINAVKQAAEFGIQQSGQKLVAFLLFINDVHGMGLKVAQGLQLMEAFYWDMNDDTRAFAKRFAARPGMNGKMPSGNQAGVYASTLAYLNAVAATGSDNAKDVVPQMKTFKGHDRLFGDTAIRQDGRVVHPMYLFEVKKPEETKYPYDYYKLVSTIPADQAFRPMVEGGCALVK